One Candidatus Flexicrinis proximus DNA window includes the following coding sequences:
- the trmD gene encoding tRNA (guanosine(37)-N1)-methyltransferase TrmD, giving the protein MQFDVLTLFPEMFEGPMNASMMWKARDRGLLSLHVHNIRDWSTDKHRTVDDAPYGGGGGMLMRVDVLHAAVKGVIGDESPPVIFMSPQGRLLSHEVAAELAQHPRIVLLCGHYEGIDERARDLFITDEISIGDYVLTGGELAAMVVMDAVLRHVPGLLGSDGAHERDSHADGLLEGPHYTRPAVYEGLGVPQVLQDGNHQQMAEWRREQQLRRTWQSRPDLLYSAPLDERDRYFLARLADEESQKPSR; this is encoded by the coding sequence ATGCAGTTCGATGTATTGACGCTGTTCCCTGAGATGTTCGAGGGGCCGATGAACGCGTCGATGATGTGGAAGGCGCGCGACCGGGGATTGCTGTCGCTGCACGTACACAATATCCGCGATTGGAGCACGGACAAACACCGCACGGTCGATGATGCGCCATACGGCGGCGGCGGCGGCATGTTGATGCGCGTCGACGTGCTGCATGCCGCCGTCAAGGGCGTGATCGGCGACGAGAGTCCGCCGGTCATTTTCATGTCGCCCCAGGGCCGCCTGCTCTCGCATGAGGTCGCAGCAGAACTTGCACAGCATCCGCGCATCGTGCTGCTGTGCGGGCATTACGAAGGCATCGACGAACGCGCGCGCGATCTGTTCATCACCGACGAGATCAGCATCGGGGATTACGTGCTGACGGGCGGCGAACTGGCGGCGATGGTGGTGATGGACGCGGTCCTCAGACACGTCCCGGGGCTTCTTGGCTCAGATGGGGCGCACGAGCGAGACAGCCACGCCGATGGTCTGCTGGAAGGCCCGCACTATACGCGTCCGGCCGTTTATGAGGGACTTGGCGTGCCGCAGGTCCTGCAGGATGGCAACCATCAGCAAATGGCCGAGTGGAGACGCGAGCAGCAGCTCCGGCGGACATGGCAAAGCCGTCCAGATCTGCTATATTCCGCACCACTCGACGAACGCGACCGGTACTTTCTCGCGAGATTGGCTGACGAGGAGTCACAAAAGCCGAGCCGCTAA
- a CDS encoding roadblock/LC7 domain-containing protein — MRKTQYRSDALEEKLRTLYAIVDGVKAAVIVNKDGLLVAAYPPGNEDNPHENPTSSPQVAAMSATLISLAERTLGRLAQGDLERLMMEAEEGVMVVYPAGRASLAVLAAKDARMAYVLYAAKRAAEEIAGILGS, encoded by the coding sequence GTGCGGAAAACGCAGTACCGAAGCGACGCCCTGGAAGAAAAACTGCGGACGCTTTACGCCATAGTGGACGGCGTGAAGGCCGCAGTCATCGTCAATAAGGACGGTCTGCTGGTGGCTGCATATCCGCCGGGCAACGAAGATAATCCCCACGAGAATCCGACCAGTAGCCCGCAAGTGGCCGCGATGTCTGCCACGCTGATCAGCCTGGCAGAGCGGACACTTGGACGCCTGGCGCAAGGCGACCTCGAACGATTGATGATGGAAGCCGAAGAGGGCGTGATGGTGGTATATCCGGCCGGACGCGCCTCACTGGCGGTGCTGGCCGCAAAAGATGCGCGAATGGCGTATGTACTATACGCGGCAAAGCGCGCCGCAGAAGAAATCGCCGGCATCCTGGGGTCGTAG
- a CDS encoding winged helix-turn-helix transcriptional regulator, whose product MLFKSDVVLAPRAVTVRVVFDPARTLINSLGMLNLTELRSGLGEWINQTVAAMPPDLRRDNEVAGQLFDVIDFADDPMDFPVLIDRIEAQDMTEALSRLTAHIAHVADVDPKVVLESRERYVDIIQGYFAKKGDECDAETVGASYDYMVDAAKCQQFLVTHLRTMWTSYIEAEWTRVRPVLLDTVSAFDKLDLSDLTPLEAIQVVTGRDLTNFWKDEDETEELIFIPSTHCGPYVSQWGKNEKNRTYIIYGARIPEGVESFSTELSLRELLVQFTALADDTRLHILALLTTHRELCSQDFQQMLDLSQSATSRHLRQLVACGFLNERRRDLNKYFSLNPRRVQETAASMRMLLSRK is encoded by the coding sequence ATGCTATTTAAGTCAGATGTCGTACTGGCCCCGCGCGCCGTTACGGTGCGCGTCGTCTTCGATCCCGCCCGCACCCTCATCAATTCGCTAGGCATGTTGAACCTGACCGAGCTGCGTTCCGGGCTTGGGGAGTGGATCAACCAGACCGTCGCAGCGATGCCACCTGATCTACGCCGAGACAACGAAGTCGCCGGTCAACTCTTTGACGTGATCGATTTTGCCGACGACCCGATGGATTTCCCCGTGTTGATCGACCGTATCGAGGCGCAGGACATGACCGAAGCGCTCTCCAGACTGACCGCGCACATCGCGCACGTGGCGGACGTCGATCCCAAAGTCGTTCTCGAGAGCCGTGAGCGCTATGTTGATATCATCCAGGGCTACTTCGCCAAGAAGGGCGACGAGTGTGACGCTGAGACGGTGGGCGCCTCGTACGATTACATGGTCGACGCTGCGAAGTGCCAGCAATTCCTGGTGACACATCTGCGTACGATGTGGACGTCGTACATCGAGGCGGAATGGACCCGCGTACGGCCGGTGCTGCTGGATACCGTCTCTGCTTTCGACAAGCTCGATCTCAGCGACCTGACCCCGCTGGAAGCGATTCAAGTGGTGACCGGACGCGATCTGACGAACTTCTGGAAAGACGAAGACGAGACGGAAGAGCTGATCTTTATTCCATCGACGCACTGCGGTCCGTATGTTTCGCAGTGGGGCAAGAATGAGAAGAACCGCACCTACATCATCTATGGTGCGCGAATCCCGGAAGGCGTAGAGAGTTTTTCAACCGAGTTGAGCCTGCGAGAACTGCTGGTTCAGTTCACGGCGCTCGCAGACGATACACGGCTGCACATCCTTGCGCTGCTGACAACGCACCGCGAGCTATGCTCACAGGATTTCCAGCAGATGCTGGACCTGAGTCAATCGGCGACGTCACGGCATCTGAGGCAGTTGGTCGCATGCGGCTTTCTGAACGAACGCCGCCGCGACCTCAATAAGTACTTCAGCCTCAATCCGCGCCGGGTACAGGAGACAGCGGCGTCGATGCGTATGCTGTTGAGCCGGAAATAG
- a CDS encoding FHA domain-containing protein, which yields MNLNDFDDHVSIAIQLLIRGEMPPLMVEVRLDPVILGRYDPEAMKQPEIDLTKYNAHEDGVSRLHAELLLHEDRVCVQDLSSRNGTYVNNEKLAPYIEHPLYDGDWLKLGRLKILINFLD from the coding sequence ATGAATCTCAACGATTTTGACGATCACGTTAGTATCGCGATTCAGCTGCTTATCCGTGGCGAAATGCCGCCTTTGATGGTCGAAGTGCGCTTGGACCCCGTTATCCTCGGGCGCTACGATCCGGAAGCCATGAAGCAGCCCGAAATCGACCTTACGAAATACAATGCGCACGAAGACGGCGTGTCCCGGCTTCATGCGGAACTGCTCCTGCACGAAGATCGGGTGTGTGTGCAGGACTTGAGTAGTCGCAATGGCACTTATGTGAATAACGAGAAGCTTGCCCCGTATATCGAGCATCCCCTGTATGACGGAGATTGGCTGAAGCTGGGGCGTTTGAAAATCCTGATCAATTTCCTGGATTGA